Proteins from one Atribacteraceae bacterium genomic window:
- the dut gene encoding dUTP diphosphatase has translation MENDVVITFKRMSNDAVLPRFAYPEDACFDLFSPVDRTVPKGGSVIIDLEIASEIPAGYEVCLRPRSGLGIKHGIMLHPGTIDPGYRGNWLVRLFNLGNEDYHISRGDRIVQGALRPFPTIRIVEAGDLSEGRRGKNGLGSTGR, from the coding sequence ATGGAAAATGATGTCGTGATCACCTTTAAAAGAATGTCAAATGACGCCGTTCTACCCCGTTTCGCATATCCGGAAGATGCCTGTTTCGATCTCTTCAGCCCGGTCGATCGGACTGTGCCTAAAGGCGGGAGTGTAATTATCGATCTGGAGATCGCCTCGGAAATTCCCGCTGGTTACGAAGTTTGTCTCAGACCGCGCAGCGGATTGGGTATTAAACATGGGATAATGCTCCACCCGGGAACGATCGATCCCGGATACCGGGGGAACTGGCTGGTAAGGCTCTTCAACTTGGGCAATGAAGACTATCACATCAGCCGGGGAGATCGCATTGTTCAAGGGGCCCTGCGACCCTTCCCCACGATCCGGATTGTCGAAGCGGGGGATCTTTCAGAAGGCCGGCGGGGAAAAAACGGCTTGGGTTCGACAGGTCGTTGA